A part of Marinobacter psychrophilus genomic DNA contains:
- a CDS encoding transposase, with product MPRFKHYNYDQDSMVVINYQEQLQPGTFEHAVHYLIEHKLDLSIFHPKYRNDDTGRLAYDPAILLKIILFAYSKGITSSREIQWCCETNIIFKALSCDTVPHFTTLAKFVSQHAGEIEELFEQILLVCHEQGLLGNELFAIDGCKMSSDAAKEWSGTFKELSEKRDKLKRLIRHHLHEHHERDEAETEAELDRDIRRVKTVLALDESMKKVDRFLKTNSPRMGQGKRLKEVKSNITDNESGKMTTSKGTIQGYNGVATVDKKHQIIIDAQAFGEGQEHHTLKPVLETVQRRYKKLGIADNIYQTGAILTADTGFANEANMQYLHEQQINGYIPDNRFRSRDPKFAEQKGKYGKRHQSQPKSGWKQVILASEFQFDPVTMTCICPVGESLRHESTRTDQNGVLRAHFQGRLLQCRHCPKKHQCMQNPSSADHRKGKGRQVSYTLELRRGPTYTDWMKHRVDSQQGKAIYGHRMSVVEPVFGNISSNKRLNRFSLRSKKKVQGQWQLYCLVHNIEKLANYGQLAA from the coding sequence ATGCCTCGTTTCAAGCACTACAACTACGATCAAGATTCGATGGTGGTCATCAACTACCAGGAACAGCTCCAGCCCGGTACCTTTGAACACGCCGTTCATTACCTGATTGAGCACAAGCTGGATCTGTCGATTTTCCATCCCAAATACCGCAACGACGACACTGGTCGCCTGGCCTACGATCCGGCCATTCTGTTGAAAATAATTCTGTTTGCTTACTCCAAGGGCATCACTTCCAGCCGCGAGATCCAGTGGTGCTGCGAGACCAACATCATTTTCAAAGCGCTGTCCTGCGATACCGTCCCGCATTTCACCACCCTGGCCAAGTTCGTTAGCCAGCACGCTGGTGAAATTGAAGAACTGTTTGAACAAATACTGCTGGTGTGCCATGAACAGGGCCTTCTGGGTAACGAGCTGTTTGCTATCGACGGCTGCAAAATGTCGTCAGACGCCGCGAAGGAATGGTCTGGAACCTTTAAGGAACTTAGCGAAAAACGAGACAAGCTAAAACGGCTGATTCGCCATCATCTGCATGAGCATCACGAGCGAGACGAGGCGGAGACGGAAGCCGAACTGGATAGAGATATTCGCCGCGTCAAAACCGTGCTCGCTCTGGATGAGTCCATGAAGAAAGTGGACCGCTTCCTAAAGACGAACAGCCCAAGAATGGGCCAGGGTAAACGACTCAAGGAAGTGAAGAGCAACATCACCGATAACGAAAGCGGCAAGATGACCACCAGCAAAGGCACGATTCAAGGCTATAACGGCGTGGCTACGGTGGACAAAAAACACCAGATTATCATCGATGCTCAAGCCTTCGGTGAAGGCCAGGAACACCATACTTTAAAGCCGGTGTTGGAGACGGTTCAGCGTCGTTATAAAAAGCTGGGTATTGCTGACAACATCTATCAAACCGGCGCGATCTTGACCGCCGATACCGGCTTCGCCAATGAAGCCAATATGCAGTACCTGCATGAGCAACAGATCAACGGCTACATCCCGGACAACCGCTTCCGCAGTCGTGATCCCAAGTTCGCCGAGCAGAAAGGCAAGTATGGAAAACGCCACCAGAGCCAACCAAAGTCTGGGTGGAAGCAGGTGATTCTAGCCAGTGAATTCCAGTTCGATCCGGTTACGATGACGTGCATCTGTCCCGTCGGAGAATCCCTGCGCCACGAAAGCACCCGAACCGACCAAAACGGCGTACTCAGAGCCCACTTCCAAGGCCGGTTATTGCAGTGTCGCCACTGTCCAAAAAAACACCAATGCATGCAAAACCCCAGCTCAGCAGATCATCGTAAAGGCAAAGGAAGACAGGTCTCTTACACCCTGGAGCTCAGGCGAGGCCCAACGTATACCGACTGGATGAAACACCGAGTCGATAGCCAGCAAGGCAAAGCGATTTACGGTCATCGCATGTCTGTGGTGGAGCCCGTGTTCGGCAACATTAGCAGCAACAAACGTCTGAATCGCTTCAGCTTGCGGAGCAAAAAGAAGGTGCAGGGCCAGTGGCAGTTGTATTGCCTGGTGCACAACATTGAGAAACTGGCGAATTACGGACAGTTAGCGGCATGA
- a CDS encoding excalibur calcium-binding domain-containing protein, with the protein MNKIIILAVVLAVGWYGNFLYKQNDLPFIQNSATYFGSGEQVKCITKDGKVLYGSVPQGTICERREPVEGSLTIVSSESFSSNKDNIHSGSSFKCDGRQHCSQMNSRAEAVYFVKNCSNTKMDGDHDGVPCENDSRF; encoded by the coding sequence ATGAATAAAATTATTATACTTGCCGTAGTTTTGGCTGTTGGATGGTACGGAAACTTTCTATACAAACAAAATGATTTACCGTTCATACAAAATTCGGCGACCTACTTTGGATCTGGCGAACAAGTAAAGTGCATTACTAAAGATGGTAAAGTTTTATATGGGAGCGTACCACAAGGAACTATATGTGAAAGGCGAGAGCCAGTTGAAGGTTCATTGACAATAGTTTCTAGTGAATCCTTTAGCTCCAATAAAGACAATATCCATAGCGGTTCAAGTTTTAAATGTGATGGCAGGCAACACTGTAGTCAAATGAACTCCAGAGCTGAAGCTGTATATTTCGTCAAAAACTGTTCAAATACCAAAATGGATGGGGATCACGATGGAGTCCCATGTGAAAATGATTCCCGATTTTAG